One stretch of Plutella xylostella chromosome 15, ilPluXylo3.1, whole genome shotgun sequence DNA includes these proteins:
- the LOC119691233 gene encoding NADH dehydrogenase [ubiquinone] 1 beta subcomplex subunit 8, mitochondrial, with protein sequence MAFALVKKAIIANPQGLRKTAGIFCNAARNHWNYQYKPGAYPQTPEERAAAAKKYGLTIEEYQPYPEHMGYGDYPKLPDIGADSKDPYYPYDSPEFKRNFNEPIHMSAELYGEDRYDISMRPRFSLLHQWTWFLGTLAGSFALFFFLEDYKVGRPVTAKQYPWNGPHYEFCTPKSE encoded by the exons ATGGCTTTTGCTTTGGTGAAAAAAGCCATTATTGCTAACCCGCAAGGCCTGCGAAAGACAGCAGGCATTTTCTGCAATGCCGCTAGAAACC attggAATTACCAATATAAGCCTGGTGCATACCCTCAAACTCCTGAAGAACGAGCAGCCGCCGCTAAAAAATATGGGCTGACCATTGAGGAATACCAACCTTATCCTGAGCATATGGGTTATGGTGACTACCCCAAGCTCCCAGACATTGGAGCTGACTCGAAAGACCCCTACTACCCATATGATTCACCAGAATTTAAAAGAAACTTCAATGAACCT ATTCATATGAGTGCTGAATTATATGGTGAGGACCGCTATGACATCAGCATGAGGCCCCGCTTCTCCCTGCTGCACCAGTGGACATGGTTTCTTGGCACTCTTGCTGGTTCTTTTGCCCTATTCTTCTTCTTGGAAGACTACAAAGTTGGTCGCCCTGTAACTGCCAAACAGTACCCATGGAATGGACCACACTATGAGTTTTGTACTCCCAAATccgaataa
- the LOC119691236 gene encoding argininosuccinate synthase, producing MTKDLVILAYSGGLDTSCILKWLIEKNYDVICYMANIGQNEDFEKAKQKATSIGAKDVIVEDLRKEFVSNYMLPGVQMGLVYEGRYYLGTSLARPCISVGIVNAAKKYGAKYISHGATGKGNDQVRFELSVYSLWPEGKVIAPWREREFFTRFQGRADLIEYAKKENIPVSATPKEPWSTDENIMHISYESGVLEDPAAIPPPGIFKITRDLKQAEDYPSNIDIIFEKGLPVSLRIPSGHAKSLVISEPLALVEALNKLGGQHAVGRIDIVENRFLGLKSRGLYETPAGTILHLAHLDLEAYALDREVLRLKKYLQDRMADFVYNGFWFSPEATYTRKCLELSQESVTGTVTVQIYKGNVVILARTSTSSLYNKELVSMDVAGGFSPEDSTGFININALRLKEYARFSTQSDK from the exons atgacAAAAGACCTAGTTATCCTCGCTTACTCTGGTGGTTTGGATACCAGTTGCATTTTAAAATG GCTCattgaaaaaaattatgatgTTATCTGTTATATGGCAAACATTGGTCAAAATGAAGATTTTGAAAAAGCAAAGCAAAAGGCGACGTCTATTGGTGCGAAAGAT GTGATAGTGGAAGACCTGCGCAAGGAGTTCGTGAGCAACTACATGCTACCTGGAGTGCAGATGGGGCTGGTGTACGAGGGCCGCTACTACCTGGGCACGTCGCTGGCGCGCCCCTGCATCTCCGTCGGCATCGTTAATGCCGCCAAGAAATATGGCGCTAA ATACATATCACATGGAGCTACGGGCAAAGGGAACGACCAAGTTAGATTTGAGCTCAGTGTATATTCACTGTGGCCGGAAGGCAAG GTGATAGCGCCGTGGCGAGAGCGCGAGTTCTTCACTCGGTTCCAGGGCCGCGCCGACCTCATTGAATACGCGAAGAAGGAAAATATCCCCGTTTCCGCCACGCCCAAGGAACCCTGGTCTACTGACGAGAACATCATGCATATAAG CTACGAATCAGGTGTGCTAGAAGATCCGGCCGCCATTCCTCCGCCCGgaatattcaaaataacaCGAGATCTGAAACAAGCTGAAGACTACCCTAGCAACATCGATATCATCTTTGAGAAAG GTCTGCCGGTGTCGCTGCGCATCCCGAGCGGGCACGCCAAGTCGCTGGTCATCAGCGAGCCGCTGGCGCTCGTGGAGGCGCTCAACAAGCTGGGCGGCCAGCACGCCGTCGGGCGGATCGATATTGTCGAGAACAGGTTCCTTGGACTTAAG TCGAGGGGTTTATACGAGACTCCAGCCGGCACAATTCTTCATTTGGCTCATCTTGATTTGGAAGCATATGCTCTCGACAGAGAAGTACTAAG acttaaaaaatatcttcaaGATAGAATGGCCGATTTTGTGTACAACGGTTTTTGGTTCTCTCCTGAAGCCACCTACACGCGCAAGTGCCTGGAACTGTCGCAAGAATCCGTCACGGGGACGGTCACAGTTCAAATATACAAAGGAAATG TGGTGATCTTAGCCCGCACGAGCACGTCCAGCCTGTACAACAAGGAGCTGGTGTCGATGGACGTGGCCGGCGGCTTCTCTCCTGAAGACAGCACCGGATTCATCAACATAAACGCACTTCGCCTCAAAGAATACGCTCGTTTTAGTACACAGagtgataaataa
- the LOC119691234 gene encoding mediator of RNA polymerase II transcription subunit 22: MHRNLPQNKEALLKSYTTRLKEDVKSMLENFEEIIKLAKGDNESQLNRMTQIEQDTFEMQVRAANIVRAGESLMKLVSDIKQYLILNDFPSVNEAITQNSKLFRTKQQECDQKLMSLRDDIAADLYDLEDEYFTSIYK; encoded by the exons ATGCACAGGAATTTGCCCCAAAATAAAGAAGCATTGCTAAAATCTTATACGACACGGCTAAAAGAGGATGTAAAGAGCATGTTGGAAAACTTTGAAG aAATCATAAAACTTGCAAAAGGCGACAATGAATCTCAACTGAATCGGATGACACAAATTGAGCAAGATACTTTTGAAATGCAAGTCAGAGCTGCCAATATTG TGCGGGCTGGAGAATCACTAATGAAGTTGGTTTCAGACATCAAacagtatttaatattaaatgatTTTCCTTCTGTTAATGAAGCTATCACACAAAACTCTAAATTGTTCCGAACAAAACAACAAGAATGTGACCAAAAACTGATGTCCCTTCGAGATGACATTGCAGCCGATTTGTATGACTTGGAAGATGAATACTTTACAAGCATTTATAAGTAA
- the LOC119691231 gene encoding protein-associating with the carboxyl-terminal domain of ezrin, with protein MMGNENSQLKGLEIEENPTEVTDFWAQYQATIKDSCRYFSLKSDGSVSVFKGEAVLGPLWSVSTPLEKFSNNLLKYRHPCIVRYISSWQQRSTFHLATEFVQPLSRVLSSNNALQICIGLNNILRSLVFLHEQAGMSHNNVSLSAVYVSGDGQWKLGGLQYLCSFTELTPAYLKHARIHRYDKAVDPSEDSYKVTGKVDQYAFAVLVEDVFKGCKDDEVPHLREFRKYCHDKLQNSDPAQRPDLSEVLQHSFFNHEFISIYKFLNFLPLKSNEEKSSFFSNILENLRSYDEETVAAQLGGLLLARVTLLDDTARKDVIPYIFKPNNERTADDENNGFFSLAVFKEHLKPRVLQLFGVRDSQIRLLLLTHFSKFVHVFTHEELSQQILPELLLGIKDTDDNLVAATLICLSELVPVLGADTVVGGRRIKLFTDGRPNSKNSTYNCNSKTIRTSNLPAKSLQDFSCSEEIIFQGSNNSLALPLNERPTPVGGEAIDDDVKVLESDSKIMESEEDWSDWENSHHNIHSGEHSDGHLLILTDTQEEQTRLNDNILDVPANPQSKIDKNDYLRKAALDAKKNMVDISDLDIKNQKFEFTKKGGDEFDFFADMTPVIEKPTISNVVDVKSVSTDLSSKLNFVPDLDEGGEGSEGWGDDWS; from the exons ATGATGGGCAATGAAAACTCTCAACTTAAGGGCCTGGAGATCGAAGAGAACCCTACTGAGGTAACAGACTTTTGGGCTCAGTACCAAGCTACAATCAAGGATAGCTGCAGATACTTTAGCCTCAAAAGTGATGGTTCAGTTTCTGTATTTAAGGGAGAAGCAGTGCTGGGACCCCTGTGGTCTGTTTCTACACCATTAGAAAAGTTTTCCAAT AATTTATTGAAATACCGCCATCCATGTATAGTTCGCTACATATCATCATGGCAGCAGAGGTCCACCTTCCACCTTGCTACTGAATTTGTGCAACCATTGTCTCGAGTGCTCAGCTCAAACAATGCTCTTCAGATTTGTATCGGACTTAATAATATTCTGAGATCTTTGGTGTTCCTCCACGAGCag GCTGGTATGTCCCACAACAATGTCAGTTTATCAGCTGTGTATGTGAGTGGGGATGGCCAGTGGAAGCTCGGCGGACTACAGTACTTATGCTCCTTCACTGAGTTGACTCCTGCTTATCTGAAGCATGCAAGAATCCATAG ATATGATAAGGCTGTAGATCCAAGTGAAGATTCATACAAAGTGACTGGAAAAGTAGATCAGTATGCATTTGCTGTTTTAgtggaagatgtctttaaaGGGTGTAAAGATG ATGAAGTGCCTCACTTGCGCGAATTCAGAAAGTACTGTCACGACAAGCTCCAGAACAGCGACCCCGCTCAAAGACCCGACCTGTCCGAGGTGCTGCAGCACAGCTTCTTCAACCATGAATTCATATCAATATACAAATTCCTCAACTTCCTGCCTTTGAAGTCTAACGAGGAGAAGAGCTCGTTTTTCTCTAACATCCTAGAGAATCTGCGGAGCTATGACGAGGAGACGGTGGCGGCGCAGCTGGGCGGGCTGCTGCTGGCGCGGGTCACGCTGCTGGACGACACTGCCAGGAAGGATGTCATACCCTACATATTCAAGCCAAATAATG AAAGAACAGCAGATGATGAAAACAATGGTTTTTTTAGTCTTGCCGTTTTCAAGGAGCATTTGAAACCCCGAGTATTGCAGCTGTTCGGCGTGCGAGATTCGCAAATAAGGCTGCTCCTTCTAACGCATTTCTCAAAATTCGTCCATGTATTCACCCATGAAGAACTGTCACAACAAATTCTACCGGAG TTACTTCTTGGGATCAAGGATACTGATGACAATTTGGTAGCGGCAACATTAATATGCTTGAGTGAGTTAGTGCCCGTGCTGGGAGCAGATACAGTGGTCGGAGGTAGGAGAATCAAATTGTTTACTGATGGGAGACCAAACTCGAAAAATAGCACATACAATTGTAATTCAAAAACAATCAGAACTTCTAATCTTCCTGCTAAGTCCCTGCAAGATTTTTCGTGCAGTGAAGAAATAATTTTCCAAGGAAGCAATAATTCACTAGCTTTACCACTAAACGAAAGGCCGACTCCTGTCGGAGGAGAAGCAATAGACGACGATGTGAAAGTATTAGAATCAGACAGTAAGATTATGGAAAGTGAGGAGGACTGGAGCGACTGGGAGAACAGTCATCACAATATACATTCCGGTGAACATTCCGATGGTCACCTACTCATACTAACGGATACACAGGAGGAACAGACACGATTGAATGACAATATTCTAGACGTGCCTGCGAACCCGCAATCGAAGATAGATAAGAATGATTACCTACGGAAAGCAGCTCTTGATGCGAAAAAGAATATGGTTGACATATCAGACTTGgatataaaaaatcaaaagttCGAGTTCACGAAAAAAGGTGGAGATGAATTTGATTTCTTTGCGGATATGACTCCAGTTATTGAAAAGCCGACTATATCAAATGTAGTTGACGTGAAATCTGTAAGTACGGATTTGAGCAGCAAGTTGAACTTTGTGCCCGATCTGGACGAGGGTGGGGAGGGCAGCGAGGGCTGGGGCGACGACTGGAGCTAA